gctgggctctgtaaacacaaacagcagatcaaaatcaatgtcatctgtggaggtgcgctggctctcctgttgtatagtgattgaacccgagtcacacccggctcagctatcaaggtcatgaaaagcagcatctctagcagtgcatgggagtctctttagtttatgtctgaaaagtatttaatagcaAAGTGGGGGATGGGGGAGTATTTAATGATTTAGGAATAATGACCGTTctttttcaaattgatcattcAAATTTTCCTCACAGTCGGTGCACAGTCAATATGAAGCAAACAGGATCATTATGAACACATCCCCcccatgtgctttcatgtctTTCCTGTACTGGCTGCtatttgtctgttttgaagtgagcctgttccaatgacagtttcaacattctaaagctctgaGGGTGTCAACTGCATGATAATGAGCACTCTACtaggaacctgattggctgaggcaGTGCAATGACTGCTTAGTTCAGGTggctgtggtattattattattattattattattattattattattattattattattattatttcaaatgtaaataaaagttacatttGTCTCAAGCAACAAGACTGTCTCATCACTGTGGAGGCTGTACCTCATGAAACATGGCACCTGCTGTGCTATCAGCTGTGTATCAAAGTCTGTCCTCTGTTCATGGTGCCTGAAACTAACTTGCAACAGAGAGATgcagcttttttatattttttttaatacctgtCAGACTTAACTTGCATAACAAacaaatcagtcatgtgaggttcagcccactacacaatacagcaaaactacaaccctctttatcaccttttattctaatacaaattGTTATTTAACTGCTAAACATATTTCTTCTACACATCTAATAAGGGCCACATATTTAAGACAAGTATTTTGCTGTCTGGAATATaaacaatctaaacaaaacaataagaacattTCTTTGAAGAATTCACATTTTCTTAAGATTCTTATGAAGGAAAAACAAACTAAGAAACTGTTATGAATAACACACcttcttaacattttttattaataataaacttagaaacatactgtatttaagaagatgtttcttcttttgaacGTTTCAAGATTATGGCCCCTCTGCAGTATCCAGGGGACCTGGCTTCATCCCCCAGTCCAGTCAGCTGTGtcattaacaaaggaattgaatctcaactcaccgctgtagcacatgaaatagtttctctgactgcagagtgaatcctcccactctccctctgaattcactgaagcacagaagaggtatcGTCCCCAGTTGAAGTAGATGACATCACCTccactggaccactgccagttctctttgtcACGATGCAGCCCGATCCAGTAATACCCGTTACTATATGAAGGTATAAGACCTATAAGCTTATTAACCCTGGCCTGGTCTTGAATGGTGGGCAGGTCTCTgccttggtttctgcagtagctctgagcttcctgCCATGTCTTCCAAGCTCCTTCATagaaacactgaccagaggagcctcctggggagaggggacagcacaataaagatgagtgaaaacgtgttcttcagagaaaagatttccactggaaatggaaccaacagtCACAGATTACTGGGCTTGTAAGAATGTAGGACATTAGTAGAAGTGTATGGTGATAacaaatataataacaacatgcttgtggtttgtaCTGTAACACGAGTATCATTCTGGCATGAGTGACGAAGGTCATGGAAACACCAGGCAGCCAAAGAAATCGTTGTGAGAAAAACTCAGTTCACTGTCAatcaatgttaatgttattttagaaggAGTAAAGGAACATGTCTTGTTATTATAggatattgcacagcacagcacaatacctTAAAGGAAATAAAACTGGGTTTTTTATTACCCTTTTAACCCCATTTAGATCCTCTGTGATTGATTCTCACAGTGGAAACTGctagatttgtcaccaccaggacctattgaagagatctaatcatgcttccctctCTGAACCTGCaggtttacactgaattaaatgagaacacagtctgaacagggtcctcaccctcacagcagaagaaggactTCTGATTGTTGCAACCATAGTCAAACCATTCACCAGTGTTACTCATCGCCACACACTTCTCATCCCCTCCCCAATTGTTTGGTTCCCCATTtctccagttgtgaaatgtgtagttatccccctggtgtgaccacttccagggctcattgaacaggcctatccagaagcgcttgccctgcgctttcttcactatttcttcattttcactggcgttctttatactgacgaggtcggtgtggtgttctctacagtactgctgagcttcagtcc
The sequence above is a segment of the Acipenser ruthenus chromosome 51, fAciRut3.2 maternal haplotype, whole genome shotgun sequence genome. Coding sequences within it:
- the LOC131722726 gene encoding macrophage mannose receptor 1-like; amino-acid sequence: MCYKEPSNITERYTLIEELKTWTEAQQYCREHHTDLVSIKNASENEEIVKKAQGKRFWIGLFNEPWKWSHQGDNYTFHNWRNGEPNNWGGDEKCVAMSNTGEWFDYGCNNQKSFFCCEGGSSGQCFYEGAWKTWQEAQSYCRNQGRDLPTIQDQARVNKLIGLIPSYSNGYYWIGLHRDKENWQWSSGGDVIYFNWGRYLFCASVNSEGEWEDSLCSQRNYFMCYSEPSNITERYTLIEELKTWTEAQQYCREHHTDLVGIKNASENEEIVKKAQGKPFWIGLFNEPWKWSHQGDSYTFHSWSKGEPNNQGGDEKCVVMSMTGGWNDYGCNNQKSFFCCEGSSTLPW